The bacterium BMS3Abin02 genome has a segment encoding these proteins:
- a CDS encoding major Facilitator Superfamily protein, producing MDDAHVRSRALRIVLAFGVVSLLADVVYEGARSVLGPFLATLGATAATVALISGIGEFVGYGLRAVAGVIADRTGRRWALTIGGYGLTVVAVPLLGWVGRVDLALALVVAERLGKALRTPARDTLLSVATEPLGHGWGFGLHEALDQTGAVLGPLLLAAALSVKSGDYRFAFSILAVPAVLVGVVLMWVRRRVGEPPAAEATLAPDHIDRPLRRYLAFAAFTGLGLAPFPLIAFHLTTSGILSDVQVPLLFAAAMAVDAGAALIAGKSYDRWGFVTLVGAPIGFGAAAMVFGVDLSLIWVGGLLWGGAMGVAESSMRAAVADLSRPERRSTAYGAFTAVYGIALLVGAVLMGRLYEFSTFAVMAFVLAAELLALVTLWFLVRPSEHRPA from the coding sequence ATGGACGATGCTCATGTACGTTCGCGTGCGCTCCGAATCGTTCTCGCATTCGGAGTGGTCAGTCTCCTTGCCGACGTCGTCTACGAGGGTGCGCGAAGTGTCCTCGGACCTTTTCTGGCGACGCTGGGAGCCACCGCCGCCACCGTCGCGCTGATATCCGGCATCGGGGAATTCGTGGGATACGGCTTGCGTGCGGTCGCCGGCGTCATCGCGGATCGCACGGGCCGGCGGTGGGCCCTGACGATCGGAGGGTACGGCCTCACCGTGGTCGCGGTGCCGCTTCTGGGTTGGGTAGGGCGTGTGGATCTCGCGCTGGCGTTGGTCGTCGCAGAACGTCTGGGGAAGGCACTGCGGACACCTGCACGCGACACGCTGCTGTCGGTGGCCACCGAACCGCTCGGCCACGGCTGGGGGTTCGGTCTGCACGAAGCACTCGATCAGACCGGCGCCGTTCTGGGTCCTCTGCTCCTCGCCGCCGCGCTGAGTGTCAAGAGCGGCGACTACCGATTCGCGTTTTCGATCCTCGCGGTTCCGGCGGTTCTCGTGGGCGTCGTGCTGATGTGGGTGCGACGGCGCGTGGGAGAGCCACCGGCGGCAGAGGCCACTCTGGCGCCCGATCATATCGACAGACCGCTGCGTCGATACCTCGCGTTCGCGGCGTTCACCGGCCTGGGACTCGCGCCGTTCCCACTCATCGCCTTTCACCTGACGACCAGCGGAATCCTGTCCGATGTGCAGGTGCCGCTGCTGTTCGCCGCCGCGATGGCCGTGGATGCGGGTGCAGCGCTCATCGCCGGCAAATCGTACGACCGCTGGGGGTTTGTCACGCTCGTCGGGGCGCCGATCGGATTCGGAGCCGCCGCCATGGTCTTCGGGGTCGACCTGTCGCTCATCTGGGTTGGAGGTCTGCTGTGGGGTGGAGCGATGGGTGTGGCCGAGTCGAGCATGCGCGCAGCGGTGGCGGATCTCTCCCGTCCGGAACGCCGTTCCACCGCATACGGTGCATTCACCGCCGTGTACGGTATCGCGCTGCTCGTCGGGGCTGTGCTCATGGGCCGCCTCTACGAGTTCTCCACGTTCGCCGTCATGGCCTTTGTCCTGGCAGCCGAGCTGCTTGCGCTCGTCACCCTCTGGTTCCTGGTTCGGCCGT